Sequence from the Polycladomyces subterraneus genome:
ATTGCTATATGAAGCAGGCAGACAAGCAGCGGAAGATTTTTTCCGCAATTGGACATTTGCCGAATATTTAGCGGTGCGCCAAGCGAAGCGGGGAGTTTCCTATACCATTCGTCCGACGGAGTTGGGATAGAAGGGGGAGAAAGGATGTCAGAGAGAAAAGAATCCATGGGATTCAAACTGATCACCCGCCAACAAGAGCAGCGATTGCCGTCTCCGGTTTTGCGGTGGTTGTCGCAAAATAAAAAGAAAAAAGGAGCGCACTTATACGATTATGACAACTGTCGTTATTTGTTGATCACCCTGGGAGAAAAACCGAATGCGGGTTATCGGCTTCAGTTGGTAAAAGTGGAAAATGGACGTGACGACACCCGGATCGTGGTCAAGGTGTTGTCACCCGCACCCGGATTTTTCTATCCGCAAATCGTGACCGTACCATATCTGTTGTCGATCGTCACCGGTACGCCCA
This genomic interval carries:
- a CDS encoding protease complex subunit PrcB family protein codes for the protein MSERKESMGFKLITRQQEQRLPSPVLRWLSQNKKKKGAHLYDYDNCRYLLITLGEKPNAGYRLQLVKVENGRDDTRIVVKVLSPAPGFFYPQIVTVPYLLSIVTGTPKVVDEATNALF